The genomic segment GACCAGGCTACCGAGCAGCTTAACTCGACCCTCGCTGAGCTCAATCAGTCGAAGGCCGATTACGAGAAGGCGAAACAGGCCCTCGAATACAAGATCGACGGCGACTACGCGATAATCAAGGAGGTAGAAGCCGCGCTCGCCACAGCCGAATACAACCTCACGCAGACGACGTTCTACGCGCCTACGGACGGTTACGTCACCAACCTGCAGCTCACCGTCGGGTCATATATAAAAACGGGCGAGCCCGTCCTCACGTTCGTGGACGACGACAGCTGGTGGGTGGTCGCGAATTTCAGGGAGAACAGCGTGGGGCAGATAAAAGCCGGGCAGGAGGCGGAGGTGAGCCTCGCTTTATACCCGGGGACGATATTCAAAGCCGTCGTAGAAAGCACCGACTGGGGTGTGAGCGCCGGGCAGGGGATTCCCTCGGGCTTCCTTCCTATGGTAAAGGACCCGGAGAACTGGGTGCAGATCGCCCAGCGTTTCCCCGTGCGGCTCAGGATCACGAACATAGACCATGATAAATACAAGCTAAGGATAGGGGCGTCCGTCAGCGTCGCCGTGTTCACGGGCGACAATATAATACTGAACCCGCTCGCGAAGCTGTGGCTCCGCATCGGGAGCCTCGTCGATTTTATCTATTGATTGTATCCGCGGTATCCGACACCTTGCGATGATCCGTCTCAGATGCCCGTCCGTTTTGTCACCTAACGTGCTTGAATATAGTCCAGAGTATTTTATAGCCTGCCCTGAACGTGCCCCCGAGAGTGCCCGTTACCTTCGAGACCCCTATGCGCTTCCTGTAGCTTACGGGAACCTCGCCGCACTTTAATCCTCTCTTGGCCGCTTTTATCTGCATCTCTACAGTCCAGCCGTACGT from the Thermodesulfobacteriota bacterium genome contains:
- a CDS encoding HlyD family secretion protein produces the protein MSLKDLASRFKLGNMTYSTKFWVILIVSLIVLLIVYYILLDRYTPYTSDAYVQAYVLQVAPQVDGQVVRLYVKNNEYVDKGQELFSLDPRPYEYKVQQLKAKLVQTRQNIDELKSDIAAAEEAVKKSSADHAYASQRYKDLEPLVEKNYIARLEFDQATEQLNSTLAELNQSKADYEKAKQALEYKIDGDYAIIKEVEAALATAEYNLTQTTFYAPTDGYVTNLQLTVGSYIKTGEPVLTFVDDDSWWVVANFRENSVGQIKAGQEAEVSLALYPGTIFKAVVESTDWGVSAGQGIPSGFLPMVKDPENWVQIAQRFPVRLRITNIDHDKYKLRIGASVSVAVFTGDNIILNPLAKLWLRIGSLVDFIY